The Brassica oleracea var. oleracea cultivar TO1000 unplaced genomic scaffold, BOL UnpScaffold00825, whole genome shotgun sequence region AAGAAACCATCGTATCTTCAGGCAATCATCCTCCTCTGTAGCTGCAGTCATCAACGCGGTCGAATCTCTTCCACCACCTCGGGACGGCTCAGTCTCTTACCTGCAGCTCTACCTATCCTCCCGCTCCTTGTTTCCGCCTTAGTTCTCTTTTATTCTACTACTTTTATTAGGCTGTTTTCATTTCATGTTCCTCTGTTTGTGCTTCTTTTCTTGTAATAAGTTGTTTAAAAACAGCATTGTAATCTTCTTTCAGAAAATGGTaaacttaacattttaccaaaaaaaaaaaataccttcaTTACAAAAGCAATCGTATACTACTATACGTTAGACTAATTCTagagaaattttcaaatatgcacaactagcaaaaaaaaaaaaaaattaacggtCAACTAAAGAAGATTActaaacagataatagtttaagaaaaaaaaagtttattaagacaaatcatttcaatACAATTTTGTCGGTAGtaaaagaagcattaagaaaaaatatttcaactttcaaaaaattagatacttgagttgtggtaaatacttagttacaaggtgctcacatcaaggtgaacatgtatatgtatgtaaaaaagaatataaaaatagttgacaaatatataaagatattgttaatgaatattaaatgacatttttgttcaaaataatatatgaaagataaaatcaaaattaatttaaaataaaaaaggcttTGACAATagtcattttttcatataaagaaaataaaattatatccgtAGATAGGGGTGGACACAGATTAAATATTtgggtatttggaagcattcgtgtcgattcaatctttagccacctagatattcggtgactcggatatgcgaaattttttagaattttaaagaacgATTTgatctgtaaataaaatataattctaaaaataattgaaaattttaataataacattttattacaaaaataaaaaattatttaaaattttaaattctagtacctaatataataaatttaattcataaaaatattgtaaaactgatataaagtataatatatatataatgtatatatataattctttacatatatgtatatatatatccatataacagatcgaattagatatatgttcctaaaaatattggtatttatgatttgcttctttttttgatattgtattttattatttgatttgtttcgtagagttacggatatccagattttttggttcaaatcaaaacggataacgaatcgaatcaaaatttatgaatattttgctcaactttatccgtaaacaataaaaataatatatatatatatatatatatatatatagtttgatttttgattcgttatctatttttattcgaactgaaaaattcaaaattttatttgaaccatgtatgtgagttttatattaaaaaaaaatgcaaagtacatagtgtgaacacatttatgtaTATAGTGTGAATGCGTTagcatacttattatcaaataattgtGAAGATGCTACGTatctattatagtgtgaataCGTTTATTAcaatacttctcttttaatctGGCGTGAGCGTAATGAAAGAAAGCACAACACCAGCTACAAGTCTGTGGATCAGCTAGCTAACTTGATCGACAAAACCGTAAGGAATCGTATCACTTCCCTCAAGTATGCCTGCAACCTGCGATTGCGGGGCTTGATGATTCGATGGTTTGAAGCACACGACACTACAACTTAGTCTGCGTAGTTTCAAGTTCCTTTTTAAAGGTTCTAGTTTCATATTTCAGTTTCCTTCCTAAGTTTACTCTTTTGAATTCAATATAGCTgtacatatattctttttaaaatgatcaataaatttaacatttcatcaaaaaaaaatataaggaaTTAACTTTAAAACCGGATTGGTTTGACTCTACCTCTTTAAGGTTCAAAATTGAGGTCGACTATCaaatagagaaaagaaaataaaagttagtTAGCCGGTTCAACCGTCCGGTATTTTCCACAAACCTAGCAAAAACCTAATTTCCGTTCACAGTAGAAGAACACAAAACACAAGCCTTACCGTTTCCTGTTCTGTCCCAAATCGAAACTCGAACCAAACGAACTCTGTCAAATCTAGGTGAAAATTGTCTGATCAATGGCGCAAGGAGAACTCAAGAGCTCTGTGCTAAACAGAAAACGAAACCCTAAATCACCCGTTGCTTCTCGCTCAAGGTTAGTATCTACTCTACTCTCTAGAGTAATTTACAATGATCCCCAGAACAAAAAGTAACGATTTTCACTCTGAACTTATCACACAGCAAGAGGCAGAAGATAGCAGAACATAGAAAGTCTCTTCCTATAGCTTCAGGTGCAAGTTTTATTTCACTTACCCTAATTCACACTTGTCTCATGTCCGTGGAGAGACTAActgattgtattttttttttaattaacagaGGAGGAACATCTTATTAAGGCGGTTCAAAAGAATGATATTCTGATTATTGTTGGTGAAACCGGTAGTGGGAAGACTACTCGTAAGTTGTTAACTCTCAATTACTTTCTAATCCAAGTTGTTTGGACTtgatcatatgttttttttttgtttttgacagaGCTGCCTCAGTTCCTGTTCAATGCTGGTTTCTGTCGGGAAGGAAAGATGGTAGGGATAACACAGCCGAGGCGTATCGCTGCCTTGACCATTGCCAAAAGGGTAGCTGAGGAGTGTGATGTTCCGTTAGGACAAAAGGTTGGCTACGCCGTTAGGTTTGATGATACTACTTCCAGCTCCACGAGGTTAAAATACATGACTGATGGTTTCTTGCTGAGGTAAAACTAAAAAACCACAAGTTAGAAAACTTTATGCTGTGAGGCCTTGGTCTCTTctcatcaaatttttttttttttggcagagaGGCCTTGGTGGATCGGCTTCTTTCTAGATATTCAGTCATTATTATCGATGAAGCTCATGAGAGGACTGTCCACACGGATGTTCTCCTGGCCTTGCTTAAAAAGGTGCAACGGGAGAGAAGTGAGATTGGTGGTGGTGTGTTGAGAGGGTGTCAAGGCAGAAAAGTATCTCCGTTAAAGCTGATAATCATGTCCGCGAGTTTAGACGCACGTGTTTTCTGTGACTACTACGGCGGTGCCAAAGATTTTCATGTGGAAGGGAGACAGTTTGATGTGGACATTTTTTACACTGTTCATCCCGAGACTGATTATGTAGATGCAGCTTTGAATACTATATTTCAGGTTAATTGATCTTGTTACCTTATCATCTTATAGGGAATAagtaaatctaattttttacatttgttattttttatttttaaagattcATTCAGAGGAGGAGGAAGGTGATATACTTGTTTTCCTCACTGGACAAGAGGAGATTGAATCTGTTGAGAGACTAGTCCAAGAAAAACTTCAGCATTTACCTGAAGACGAGAGGAAGCTGCTTCCACTTGCTATATTCTCTGCTCTTCCGTCAGAGCAGCAGATGAGAGTTTTCGCCCCTGCGCCTATTGGTTCCCGTAAGGTTAGTAAAGTTGAGTAACATTTTTTTGGTTGGGACATTTGATGATACTAATCcagttttgtaaaatttgtagGTGGTTTTGGCCACAAATATAGCGGAGACATCGATTACAATTCCTGGAATAAGATATGTGGTAGACTCTGGGGTTGTTAAGGCACGAACCTATGATCCGAACAAAGGAATGGAGACGCTTGATGTTGTTCCAGTATCAAAAGCACAGGCCATTCAAAGAAGGTACCATGTTCTGTATCCATTTATGTTTTACATTCAATGTGCATgggtttatatgttttttttttcttttggattatATTTTAGTGGGCGCGCAGGACGTGAGGGTTATGGGAAAAGTTTCCATCTTTATCCTGAGAGAGATTTTTGGAAACTGGAGGATTCAACCAAACCAGAGATCAAGAGATGCAATCTCTCTAATGTTATTTTGCAGCTCAAGGCTCTGGGGATTGATGATATTGTTGGATTTGATTTTATTGATAAACCTTCAAGGTACttcctgttgttgttgttgttgttatcttTGTTACTTTCAAATGAATTGATTTGTAGTCTTGACACATGGCTGAAGTATCTATTCTTTTATTGCTTTGTTGAAAAAGAACAGGAGCGCCATTGTAAAAGCATTGGCGGAGTTGCACTTGCTTGGTGCCTTGACTGACGATTGCAAACTAGCAAAACCCGCTGGGGAACAAATGGCACGGCTCCCACTAAAGCCTGTTTACTCCAGAGCTCTGATTTTAGCTAATCAGTTCAACTGTCTTGAGGAAATGTTAATCACTGTCGCAATGCTTTCTGTGGAatccatatattatatatgatcgtcgtgagaagagagaagaggtgAGAGattgtcatttttttctttatatatacagTTCATTAAAGCAGCtgcttttttttaatctttgtttgGTCAGGCAAGAACTTCAAGAAACCACTTTGTTAGCGTTGAAGGGGATCATCTAACTTATCTCAGTGTCTATCGAGAGTTGGATGAGTTCTTGGAGGAGAGAAAGGCGGAAAACAGTGAAGCCAAAGCTGAGAAAAATATGAGAAAGTGGTGTAAGGACAACTTCGTGAATAGTCGTTCCTTGAAACATGCTCGTGACATTTATAGGTTTGTCTTgtcttctttttgaaattctttttgCACATGATTGTGGTTCTGTCTTTTGATCAATTTTGAATATGCTTCTTGTTGCAGACAAATTCGTGGAAACGTTGAACAGATggggtttaatgtgtcttcttgcGGAGATGACATGCTTGAGTACCGTAAATGTCTTGCTGCGTCGTTTTTCCTTAAAGCAGCACAGAGACAGATGGATGGTACATACAGGGCTTTGGAAAGTGGTGAGATTGTGCACATCCACCCAAGTTCTGTTTTATTCCGTTCCAAACCTGAGTGTGTTATCTTCGACGAGCTTATGCAAACCAGCCAGAAGTACATCAACAACCTGACAAGAATTGATCCCTTATGGTTGGCTGAGTCGGCTCTCATCATTACAAAACAGATGAGTGACTTTAACGCATCTTGTTTAAACACAACCAGTGTTCTTTCTCTGGTGTAGATTAGTGATTCTATTCATGTTTCTccattatatgtttttgaagccAAATTTGCTTGTTATTCATAATAAagttatataagaaaaataccaATTAATGCTTTTGAGTACTTTGCAACCTCAAAACCTTACGCATAGTCCCTTTTCACGATGTGAAGGTCTCAAGTCTCAACCGTTTCATTCACCAAACAGATTCTTAAATTTTTGAACCATTAAAAGACTAAAATCTCTGAAATtcaattaatgaaaataaaaatgtatgttGTGTCTCACAGATCACTCTT contains the following coding sequences:
- the LOC106320122 gene encoding LOW QUALITY PROTEIN: putative ATP-dependent RNA helicase DHX33 (The sequence of the model RefSeq protein was modified relative to this genomic sequence to represent the inferred CDS: inserted 1 base in 1 codon; deleted 1 base in 1 codon), whose amino-acid sequence is MAQGELKSSVLNRKRNPKSPVASRSSKRQKIAEHRKSLPIASEEEHLIKAVQKNDILIIVGETGSGKTTQLPQFLFNAGFCREGKMVGITQPRRIAALTIAKRVAEECDVPLGQKVGYAVRFDDTTSSSTRLKYMTDGFLLREALVDRLLSRYSVIIIDEAHERTVHTDVLLALLKKVQRERSEIGGGVLRGCQGRKVSPLKLIIMSASLDARVFCDYYGGAKDFHVEGRQFDVDIFYTVHPETDYVDAALNTIFQIHSEEEEGDILVFLTGQEEIESVERLVQEKLQHLPEDERKLLPLAIFSALPSEQQMRVFAPAPIGSRKVVLATNIAETSITIPGIRYVVDSGVVKARTYDPNKGMETLDVVPVSKAQAIQRSGRAGREGYGKSFHLYPERDFWKLEDSTKPEIKRCNLSNVILQLKALGIDDIVGFDFIDKPSRSAIVKALAELHLLGALTDDCKLAKPAGEQMARLPLKPVYSRALILANQFNCLEEMLITVAMLSVESIYIYDRREKREEARTSRNHFVSVEGDHLTYLSVYRELDEFLEERKAENSEAKAEKNMRKWCKDNFVNSRSLKHARDIYRQIRGNVEQMGFNVSSCGDDMLEYRKCLAASFFLKAAQRQMDGTYRALESGEIVHIHPSSVLFRSKPECVIFDELMQTSQKYINNLTRIDPLWLAESAXHHYKTDE